Proteins encoded within one genomic window of Thermostichus vulcanus str. 'Rupite':
- a CDS encoding recombinase family protein: MSVCGYLYTPSHAVLEDQGLVWLKAQGADPVLHDWGSRAYLEDLFQRIRAGSVQELLLLRLSDLGDRADEIHERLLQIQQAGIQLSLVTESGVQTPADAETWIPLLAEIPHQLQSRRLCRSQAKNRLAGKPPPGPAPFGYRREGDRYVPDRKQAGIVEDFFQHFLLYGSLRQAVRFIEEKHHKRISVATGRNWLLNPVYRGDLAYTDGTTLRDTHPAMLSRTEAAQIDRWLKRNQGIPRRSASAPRSLAGLVKCCSCGSLLRIVQTTPRQGKKNSPSYLYLRCQTCRYSLNYSEVLQDVIQQVCEQLPQRTRQLDKDPFALARQRIQSQLQANTDILGQLEALQCSGLMDEHSLAQRRYQLRAENALLAQKLEQLPPPNLPQIAQTLSIQPFWQDLTETERRAYLREFLRSIEVDSSGDVRVVFVFDP, encoded by the coding sequence ATGAGTGTTTGTGGCTACCTCTATACCCCCTCCCATGCTGTCTTGGAGGATCAAGGGCTGGTGTGGCTCAAAGCACAAGGGGCCGACCCGGTTCTACACGATTGGGGATCCCGAGCTTACCTGGAAGACCTGTTTCAGCGCATTAGGGCTGGGTCGGTGCAGGAGCTGCTGCTCTTGCGGTTATCGGATCTGGGGGATCGAGCGGATGAGATTCATGAGCGGCTACTCCAGATTCAACAGGCTGGGATCCAACTCAGTCTGGTCACAGAATCCGGGGTACAAACCCCCGCCGATGCCGAAACCTGGATCCCGCTGTTGGCAGAAATTCCCCATCAGTTGCAAAGCCGCCGTCTCTGCCGTAGCCAAGCCAAGAATCGATTGGCGGGTAAGCCGCCCCCTGGCCCTGCCCCCTTTGGGTACCGCCGTGAAGGGGATCGCTACGTACCGGATCGCAAGCAAGCGGGGATCGTTGAGGATTTTTTCCAGCACTTTTTGCTCTACGGATCCCTGCGACAGGCGGTGCGCTTCATCGAGGAGAAACACCACAAACGCATTTCGGTAGCCACCGGACGCAACTGGCTGCTCAACCCCGTCTACCGAGGGGATTTGGCCTACACCGACGGCACCACCCTGCGAGATACTCATCCGGCAATGCTCAGCCGTACAGAAGCCGCCCAGATCGATCGTTGGCTGAAACGCAACCAAGGGATCCCGCGCCGCAGTGCCAGCGCTCCTCGCTCTTTGGCTGGTTTGGTCAAGTGCTGTTCTTGTGGCAGTCTGCTGCGAATTGTGCAAACCACGCCTCGCCAAGGCAAGAAAAACAGCCCCTCCTACCTCTATCTGCGTTGTCAAACCTGCCGCTACAGCCTCAACTATTCAGAGGTTTTGCAAGATGTGATCCAGCAAGTGTGTGAGCAACTGCCCCAACGCACTCGCCAACTGGATAAGGATCCTTTTGCCCTCGCCCGGCAAAGGATCCAATCTCAACTGCAGGCCAATACCGACATTCTCGGCCAGCTAGAAGCCTTGCAGTGCTCCGGGTTGATGGATGAGCACTCGTTGGCCCAACGGCGCTACCAACTGCGGGCGGAAAATGCCCTTCTGGCCCAAAAGCTGGAGCAACTGCCGCCACCCAACCTACCCCAGATCGCACAAACCCTCTCTATTCAGCCCTTCTGGCAAGATCTCACGGAAACCGAACGACGCGCCTATCTACGGGAGTTCCTGCGTAGTATTGAGGTGGATTCCAGCGGGGATGTACGGGTGGTTTTTGTATTTGATCCCTAG